A window from Nocardioides mesophilus encodes these proteins:
- a CDS encoding Gfo/Idh/MocA family protein: MKAVGVAVVGAGYWGPNLIRNVQASPETTLQWVCDIDEDRARRVLGEGSPVKVTSRLEDVLNDPAVEAVAIATPARTHGEVAVPVLESGRHVLIEKPLAASFSEAEALVRLAESKGLVLMCDHTYCYTPAVIKIREIVQSGMLGDLQFYDSVRINLGLVQRDVDVLWDLAPHDLSILDHVLPEGCRPLAVAAQGADPIGAGRACIAYLTVQLSGGAIAHSHVNWLSPTKVRTTIIGGSKRTLVWDDLNPAQRISVFDRGVDMASPEEIDTDERRATAVSYRTGDMIAPALPEGEALRGVIGELAHAIREGRPALTDGRSGLRVLDVLEAASASLDYKGAVVPLRSAR; the protein is encoded by the coding sequence ATGAAGGCGGTCGGAGTGGCTGTGGTGGGAGCGGGTTACTGGGGGCCCAACCTGATCAGGAACGTGCAGGCATCGCCGGAGACCACCTTGCAGTGGGTGTGCGACATCGACGAGGACCGTGCCCGGCGGGTGCTGGGCGAGGGCAGTCCGGTGAAGGTCACCAGCCGGCTCGAGGACGTGCTCAACGACCCGGCGGTCGAGGCGGTCGCGATCGCCACCCCGGCCCGCACCCACGGCGAGGTCGCCGTTCCGGTCCTGGAGAGCGGCCGGCACGTGCTGATCGAGAAGCCGTTGGCCGCCTCGTTCTCCGAGGCCGAGGCGCTGGTCCGGCTGGCCGAGTCCAAGGGCCTGGTGCTGATGTGCGACCACACCTACTGCTACACGCCCGCGGTCATCAAGATCCGCGAGATCGTGCAGTCCGGGATGCTGGGCGACCTGCAGTTCTACGACTCGGTCCGGATCAACCTCGGCCTGGTGCAACGAGACGTCGACGTCCTGTGGGACCTGGCGCCGCACGACCTGTCCATCCTCGACCACGTGCTCCCCGAGGGTTGCCGGCCTCTCGCGGTGGCGGCGCAGGGAGCCGACCCGATCGGAGCCGGCCGTGCGTGCATCGCCTACCTGACGGTCCAGCTGAGCGGCGGCGCGATCGCCCACTCCCACGTCAACTGGCTCTCCCCCACCAAGGTGCGCACCACCATCATCGGCGGCTCCAAGCGCACCCTGGTCTGGGACGACCTGAATCCCGCGCAGCGGATCTCGGTGTTCGACCGCGGCGTGGACATGGCCAGTCCCGAGGAGATCGACACCGACGAGCGTCGCGCCACGGCCGTCTCCTACCGCACCGGCGACATGATCGCCCCGGCGCTGCCCGAGGGAGAGGCGTTGCGGGGGGTGATCGGCGAGCTGGCGCACGCGATCCGCGAAGGTCGGCCTGCCCTGACCGACGGCCGCTCCGGACTGCGGGTCCTCGACGTGCTGGAGGCCGCCTCGGCGAGCCTGGACTACAAGGGCGCCGTCGTCCCGCTGCGGAGCGCCCGGTGA
- a CDS encoding fibronectin type III domain-containing protein — protein sequence MAVPQADEQQRLLANLITVMARDKLPVPRFWYFPGQYKAVVVATGDDHAGGGTAGRFDTYKANSPAGCSVADWQCLRSTSYVYPSSPLTNAQAVSYTADGFEVALHPQNGCRDFASTADLSSTYDSDLAAWQSRYTGIAKPTTNRFHCMVWSDWASQPKVELDHGMRYDANYYYWPGTWIQDRPGFMNGSGLPMRFTDTDGSLIDVFQGNTSMTDESGQSYPYTADTLFANATGPLGYYGAFTVNMHTDNASTFESSSLLTSAKNAGVPMVTAKQMLTWLDGRNASSFQNVAWSGSTLTFGTAVGAGANRLTVMLPTAGPGGSVLGSISRAGTPVTFTRSTIKGQEYALFPAGSGTFTASYTSGAQAPALTTARTSDVTADSASLAWQSSQPSTGTLLLGTSPTDLSATQTQGGLTSSHSLTVDDLSADRTYYYRVRSVDGGGQTQTWPATGQPPARFTTSAADATAPAVSDVAVAPLPDGTARVSWTTDEPATSLVRFGSSAQRLDQLRRDDQLTRQHVVVLTELAPDARLWVRVESQDQAGNLGRQRSEVPVATAPPGVADQAAADFRSGSLTGTTVVTDQAHGTVTLQGGGTGTLTSHVLDSRQKVTWDRATWIADLPAGASLTVQVRTGSRPDPDGTWSGWKTLTGSGSRIGTEGRYLQYRLTMTATAGAPAVQAIGFSHDGVLGSPASEVPDAH from the coding sequence GTGGCGGTGCCGCAGGCCGACGAGCAGCAGCGGCTGCTGGCCAACCTGATCACGGTGATGGCGCGCGACAAGCTGCCGGTGCCGCGGTTCTGGTACTTCCCGGGACAGTACAAAGCTGTCGTGGTCGCCACCGGTGACGACCACGCCGGCGGCGGCACGGCCGGGCGTTTCGACACCTACAAGGCCAACAGCCCGGCGGGCTGCTCGGTGGCGGACTGGCAGTGCCTGCGCTCGACGTCCTACGTCTACCCGAGCTCACCGTTGACCAACGCCCAGGCCGTGAGCTACACCGCGGACGGCTTCGAGGTGGCGCTCCACCCGCAGAACGGTTGCCGCGACTTCGCCTCCACGGCCGACCTGAGCAGCACCTACGACAGCGACCTGGCGGCGTGGCAGTCGCGCTACACGGGCATCGCAAAGCCGACGACGAACCGGTTCCACTGCATGGTGTGGAGCGACTGGGCCTCCCAGCCCAAGGTCGAGCTGGACCACGGGATGCGGTACGACGCCAACTACTACTACTGGCCAGGAACCTGGATCCAGGACCGCCCCGGCTTCATGAACGGCTCAGGCCTGCCGATGCGGTTCACCGACACGGACGGGTCCCTCATCGACGTCTTCCAGGGGAACACCTCGATGACCGACGAGTCCGGCCAGAGCTACCCCTACACGGCGGACACGCTGTTCGCCAACGCAACGGGGCCACTGGGCTACTACGGCGCGTTCACCGTCAACATGCACACCGACAACGCGTCGACCTTCGAGAGCAGCTCGCTGCTGACCAGCGCGAAGAACGCCGGCGTACCGATGGTGACCGCCAAGCAGATGCTGACCTGGCTGGACGGACGGAACGCATCCTCGTTCCAGAACGTGGCGTGGAGCGGTTCCACCCTCACCTTCGGCACCGCGGTCGGCGCCGGTGCGAACCGGCTCACGGTCATGCTGCCCACCGCAGGTCCCGGCGGATCCGTGCTCGGCTCGATCTCGCGTGCGGGCACGCCGGTGACCTTCACGCGCAGCACGATCAAGGGCCAGGAGTACGCCCTGTTCCCGGCTGGTTCGGGAACGTTCACCGCGTCCTACACCAGCGGTGCCCAGGCGCCGGCCCTGACCACCGCCCGGACCAGTGACGTGACCGCGGACTCCGCCTCGCTGGCCTGGCAGAGCAGCCAGCCGTCCACCGGCACGCTGCTGCTGGGCACCAGCCCGACCGACCTGAGCGCCACCCAGACCCAGGGCGGCCTCACCAGCTCGCACAGCCTGACCGTGGACGACCTGTCCGCGGACCGCACCTACTACTACCGGGTGCGCTCCGTCGACGGCGGCGGCCAGACCCAGACCTGGCCAGCGACCGGCCAGCCGCCGGCCCGGTTCACCACCAGCGCCGCGGACGCGACCGCTCCCGCGGTCTCGGACGTCGCGGTGGCACCGCTGCCCGACGGAACCGCACGCGTGAGCTGGACGACGGACGAGCCCGCGACGTCGCTGGTCCGCTTCGGGAGCAGCGCGCAGCGCCTCGACCAGCTGCGCCGTGACGACCAGCTCACGCGACAGCACGTGGTCGTGCTCACCGAGCTGGCTCCCGACGCTCGGCTCTGGGTACGGGTGGAGTCCCAGGACCAGGCCGGCAACCTCGGACGGCAGCGGTCCGAAGTGCCCGTCGCGACCGCGCCGCCCGGTGTCGCCGACCAGGCGGCCGCCGACTTCCGCAGCGGCTCCCTCACCGGGACCACCGTGGTCACCGATCAGGCCCACGGCACCGTCACCCTGCAGGGCGGCGGGACGGGCACGCTGACCTCCCACGTGCTCGACTCGCGGCAGAAGGTGACCTGGGACCGGGCCACCTGGATCGCCGACCTGCCGGCCGGCGCGTCGCTCACGGTGCAGGTGCGCACCGGGAGCAGGCCCGATCCGGACGGCACGTGGAGCGGCTGGAAGACGCTGACCGGCTCCGGAAGCCGGATCGGGACCGAGGGGCGCTACCTGCAGTACCGGCTGACGATGACCGCGACGGCGGGGGCGCCCGCCGTCCAGGCGATCGGCTTCAGCCACGACGGGGTGCTCGGCAGCCCGGCGAGCGAGGTACCAGATGCGCACTGA
- a CDS encoding DUF4082 domain-containing protein has translation MARITKHVRFRAGGWHVAALVLAMLAALLTVPLATSSPAAAAPCDAPVTSPVACENTKPGNPESEWGITGSGSSTIQGFATDISIDQGGTVQFKVDTSASSFRLDIYRMGYYGGDGARKVATVTPTSVRNQPACLTSSTTGLIDCGNWTVSASWSVPADAVSGIYFARLVRTDGTAGASHVYFVVRDDDGASQMLFQTSDTTWQAYNAYGGNSLYQGQPAGRAYKVSYNRPFTTRDNAPEDMVFNSEYPMVRFMERNGYDVSYSTGVDTDRRGAELLEHKVFLSVGHDEYWSGNQRSNVEKARAAGVNLAFFSGNEVFWKTRWENSIDASGTPYRTLVSYKETLDNAVTDPASPTWTGTWRDPRFSPPEDGGRPENALTGNIFMVNCCQTDMSVRAADGQMRFWRNTRVANLTGTQTTTIGSNVIGYEWDEDLDNGSRPPGAFRLSETDASGQVLQDYGSTYSNGSATHSMTMYRAASGALVFGAGTIQWSWALDENHDRGSAAADPAAQQATVNLFADMSVQPTTLQTGLVATTKSSDVSTPTSTITSPAANGTLAANTAVTVTGTATDAGGGRVGGVEVSTDGGTTWHRAEGRESWSYTFTTPGSGNLTVRSRATDDSGNIETPAAGVTVSVGGAVTCPCTIWPSTATPAATDTDTGQVELGVKFRAAQDGVITGIRFYKATANTGTHVGSLWSRTGTRLAQVTFSNESASGWQQATFSTPVAVTANTTYVASYNAPNGRYSTTAQYFATSATTRGPLTALQNGTDGGNGVYNYGPAGSFPSSTYGSTNYWVDVVYDTGGPDTSKPTVVDRTPASGATDVPVASPVTATFSEQVTGSSVTMTLKNAAGTAVTGTTTYSTANTTATFTPGANLTAGTTYTATVSGASDAAGNVMDPVTWTFTTTAATAGTCPCTIWPSTATPAATDTDTGQVELGVKFRAAQDGVITGIRFYKATANTGTHVGSLWSRTGTRLAQVTFSNESASGWQQATFSTPVAVTANTTYVASYNAPNGRYSTTAQYFATSATTRGPLTALQNGTDGGNGVYNYGPAGSFPSSTYGSTNYWVDVVYDTGGPDTSKPTVVDRTPASGATDVPVASPVTATFSEQVTGSSVTMTLKNAAGTAVTGTTTYSTANTTATFTPGANLTAGTTYTATVSGASDAAGNVMDPVTWTFTTTAATAGTCPCTIWPSTATPAVTQTEKRAVELGVKFRAAQDGVITGIRFYKATANTGTHVGSLWNTAGTRLGQVTFSNESASGWQQATFSTPVAVTANTTYIASYNAPNGGYSTTGQYFATSATTRGPLTALQNGTDGGNGVYRYGPAGTFPTSTYNSTNYWVDVVYDTGGPDTSKPTVVARTPAPGATGVPSGTSPTAQLSEPVVESSITMTLTASGSTTPVSATTTYSSTTSTVTLTPLAPLATNTSYDVALSGARDAAGNVMDPVSWSFTTAATADGCPCTIWPSTATPAGTDSDTNSVELGVKFRSAVDGYATGVRFYKGGTTNAGPHTGSVWNTAGTRLGQVSFSNESASGWQQATFASPIRIVANTTYVVSYHAPVGRYSTTAQYFATSATTRGPLTALQNGTDGGNGVYGYGPDGTYPGSTYNSENYWVDVVFSTTATDTTKPSVIARSPAAGATGVSSSTTVTAQFDEPVTGSSVAMTLKTGAGTTVSGTTTYSSSTNTATFTPAAALAASTDYTAAVSSATDAAGNVMDPVSWTFTTAAPPPPPVDQGPGGRIGLVTSSAAPSTKYLAEILRAEGLNEFTSIDATGLNSTNLANFDVVVLGTGALTSTQLSALSTWVSGGGNLVAMRPDAQLDSLLGVTTQSGTTSNGYLAVDAATGPGAGIATDTLQFHGSAKNYTLAGAQQVARLYSSATAATAFPAVTLNDVGTSGGQAAAFAFDLASSVIQTRQGNPAWAGQERDGSAPIRSDDQFFGARRPTGSTSARWRCRRPTSSSGCWPT, from the coding sequence ATGGCACGCATCACGAAGCACGTCCGGTTCCGGGCAGGCGGCTGGCACGTTGCAGCGCTGGTGCTCGCCATGCTCGCCGCGCTGCTCACCGTGCCCCTGGCCACCTCGAGCCCGGCCGCCGCCGCACCCTGCGACGCTCCGGTCACCAGCCCGGTGGCGTGCGAGAACACCAAGCCGGGCAACCCGGAGTCGGAGTGGGGCATCACAGGTTCCGGCAGCTCGACGATCCAGGGGTTCGCCACCGACATCAGCATCGACCAAGGCGGCACCGTTCAGTTCAAGGTCGACACCTCGGCGAGCTCGTTCCGCCTCGACATCTATCGGATGGGCTACTACGGGGGTGACGGCGCCCGGAAGGTCGCCACCGTGACCCCGACGTCGGTGCGCAACCAGCCCGCCTGCCTGACCAGCTCGACCACCGGCCTCATCGACTGCGGCAACTGGACGGTGAGCGCTTCGTGGTCCGTCCCCGCCGACGCGGTCTCCGGGATCTACTTCGCCCGGCTGGTGCGCACCGACGGCACCGCCGGGGCGAGCCACGTCTACTTCGTGGTCCGGGACGACGACGGCGCCTCCCAGATGCTCTTCCAGACCTCGGACACCACCTGGCAGGCCTACAACGCCTACGGCGGCAACAGCCTGTACCAGGGCCAGCCGGCCGGCCGTGCCTACAAGGTCAGCTACAACCGGCCGTTCACCACGCGTGACAACGCTCCCGAGGACATGGTCTTCAACTCCGAGTACCCGATGGTCCGGTTCATGGAGCGCAATGGGTACGACGTGAGCTACTCGACCGGCGTCGACACCGACCGCAGGGGCGCCGAGCTGCTCGAGCACAAGGTCTTCCTCTCCGTCGGGCACGACGAGTACTGGTCGGGCAACCAACGGTCGAACGTGGAGAAGGCGCGGGCCGCCGGCGTCAACCTCGCGTTCTTCAGCGGCAACGAGGTGTTCTGGAAGACCCGCTGGGAGAACAGCATCGACGCGTCCGGGACGCCGTACCGGACCCTGGTCAGCTACAAGGAGACCCTCGACAACGCGGTGACCGACCCCGCGAGCCCGACGTGGACCGGCACCTGGCGCGACCCCCGGTTCAGCCCTCCCGAGGACGGGGGCCGCCCGGAGAACGCGCTGACCGGCAACATCTTCATGGTCAACTGCTGCCAGACCGACATGAGCGTGCGGGCGGCAGACGGCCAGATGCGGTTCTGGCGCAACACCCGGGTCGCGAACCTGACCGGGACGCAGACCACCACGATCGGCTCGAACGTCATCGGCTACGAGTGGGACGAGGACCTCGACAACGGCTCCCGTCCCCCCGGTGCCTTCCGACTCTCGGAGACCGACGCGAGTGGTCAGGTGCTGCAGGACTACGGGTCGACGTACTCCAACGGGAGCGCCACGCACTCGATGACGATGTATCGCGCGGCCAGCGGTGCGTTGGTCTTCGGCGCCGGCACCATCCAGTGGTCGTGGGCGCTCGACGAGAACCACGACCGGGGTTCGGCGGCCGCGGATCCCGCTGCGCAGCAGGCGACGGTCAACCTCTTCGCGGACATGTCTGTGCAGCCCACCACCTTGCAGACCGGTCTCGTCGCGACCACCAAGAGCTCTGACGTGAGCACGCCCACGTCGACGATCACCTCGCCGGCCGCCAACGGCACGCTCGCCGCCAACACCGCGGTGACAGTGACCGGCACGGCGACGGACGCCGGCGGCGGCCGGGTCGGTGGCGTCGAGGTGTCCACCGACGGCGGCACCACCTGGCACCGCGCCGAGGGCCGGGAGTCCTGGAGCTACACCTTCACCACGCCGGGGTCGGGCAACCTGACGGTGCGCAGCCGGGCCACGGACGACAGCGGCAACATCGAGACGCCGGCGGCCGGTGTCACGGTCAGCGTCGGGGGCGCGGTGACGTGCCCGTGCACGATCTGGCCCTCGACGGCCACCCCGGCCGCCACCGACACCGACACCGGCCAGGTCGAGCTGGGGGTGAAGTTCCGCGCCGCCCAGGACGGGGTGATCACCGGGATCCGGTTCTACAAGGCCACCGCCAACACCGGCACCCACGTCGGCAGCCTCTGGAGTCGCACCGGGACCCGGCTGGCCCAGGTCACCTTCAGCAACGAGAGCGCCTCCGGCTGGCAGCAGGCCACCTTCTCCACGCCTGTCGCCGTCACCGCGAACACCACCTACGTGGCTTCCTACAACGCACCCAACGGCCGCTACTCCACGACCGCGCAGTACTTCGCCACCAGCGCCACCACCCGCGGACCGCTCACCGCACTCCAGAACGGCACCGACGGCGGCAACGGCGTCTACAACTACGGACCTGCGGGGAGCTTCCCGTCCAGCACCTACGGCTCGACCAACTACTGGGTCGACGTCGTCTACGACACCGGCGGACCCGACACCAGCAAGCCGACCGTGGTCGATCGGACCCCCGCGTCGGGCGCCACCGACGTTCCGGTCGCCAGCCCGGTCACCGCCACCTTCAGCGAGCAGGTCACCGGCTCCTCGGTCACCATGACGCTCAAGAACGCAGCCGGCACCGCGGTCACCGGCACCACCACCTACTCGACGGCGAACACCACCGCCACCTTCACCCCCGGCGCCAACCTGACCGCCGGCACCACCTACACCGCCACCGTCAGCGGCGCCAGCGACGCCGCCGGCAACGTCATGGACCCGGTCACCTGGACCTTCACCACCACCGCCGCCACCGCCGGCACCTGCCCGTGCACGATCTGGCCCTCGACGGCCACCCCGGCCGCCACCGACACCGACACCGGCCAGGTCGAGCTGGGGGTGAAGTTCCGCGCCGCCCAGGACGGGGTGATCACCGGGATCCGGTTCTACAAGGCCACCGCCAACACCGGCACCCACGTCGGCAGCCTCTGGAGTCGCACCGGGACCCGGCTGGCCCAGGTCACCTTCAGCAACGAGAGCGCCTCCGGCTGGCAGCAGGCCACCTTCTCCACGCCTGTCGCCGTCACCGCGAACACCACCTACGTGGCTTCCTACAACGCACCCAACGGCCGCTACTCCACGACCGCGCAGTACTTCGCCACCAGCGCCACCACCCGCGGACCGCTCACCGCACTCCAGAACGGCACCGACGGCGGCAACGGCGTCTACAACTACGGACCTGCGGGGAGCTTCCCGTCCAGCACCTACGGCTCGACCAACTACTGGGTCGACGTCGTCTACGACACCGGCGGACCCGACACCAGCAAGCCGACCGTGGTCGATCGGACCCCCGCGTCGGGCGCCACCGACGTTCCGGTCGCCAGCCCGGTCACCGCCACCTTCAGCGAGCAGGTCACCGGCTCCTCGGTCACCATGACGCTCAAGAACGCAGCCGGCACCGCGGTCACCGGCACCACCACCTACTCGACGGCGAACACCACCGCCACCTTCACCCCCGGCGCCAACCTGACCGCCGGCACCACCTACACCGCCACCGTCAGCGGCGCCAGCGACGCCGCCGGCAACGTCATGGACCCGGTCACCTGGACCTTCACCACCACCGCCGCCACCGCCGGCACCTGCCCGTGCACGATCTGGCCCTCGACGGCCACCCCCGCCGTCACCCAGACCGAGAAGCGCGCCGTGGAGCTGGGAGTGAAGTTCCGCGCCGCCCAGGACGGGGTGATCACCGGGATCCGGTTCTACAAGGCCACCGCCAACACCGGCACCCACGTCGGCAGTCTCTGGAACACCGCTGGAACCCGGCTCGGGCAGGTCACCTTCAGCAACGAGAGCGCCTCCGGCTGGCAGCAGGCCACCTTCTCCACGCCTGTCGCCGTCACCGCGAACACCACCTACATCGCCTCCTACAACGCACCCAACGGCGGCTACTCCACGACCGGGCAGTACTTCGCCACCAGCGCCACCACCCGCGGACCGCTCACCGCACTCCAGAACGGCACCGACGGCGGCAACGGCGTGTACCGCTACGGACCCGCAGGGACCTTCCCGACGAGCACCTACAACTCCACGAACTACTGGGTCGACGTCGTCTACGACACCGGCGGACCCGACACCAGCAAGCCGACCGTGGTCGCCCGGACCCCGGCGCCGGGTGCCACCGGCGTGCCGAGCGGGACCAGCCCGACGGCCCAGCTCAGCGAGCCGGTCGTGGAGAGCTCGATCACCATGACGCTCACCGCGTCCGGGAGCACCACCCCGGTGTCGGCCACCACGACGTACAGCTCCACGACCAGCACCGTGACCCTGACCCCGTTGGCGCCGCTGGCCACGAACACCAGCTACGACGTCGCGTTGAGCGGTGCCAGGGACGCGGCCGGCAACGTGATGGACCCGGTCAGCTGGAGCTTCACGACGGCGGCCACCGCCGACGGGTGTCCCTGCACGATCTGGCCCTCGACGGCCACCCCCGCCGGCACCGACAGCGACACGAACTCGGTGGAGCTGGGGGTGAAGTTCCGCTCCGCGGTGGACGGCTACGCCACCGGAGTGCGCTTCTACAAGGGCGGCACGACCAACGCCGGCCCGCACACCGGCAGCGTCTGGAACACCGCCGGGACCCGGCTCGGCCAGGTCAGCTTCAGCAACGAGAGCGCCTCCGGCTGGCAGCAGGCCACCTTCGCCTCGCCGATCCGGATCGTCGCCAACACGACGTACGTCGTCTCCTACCACGCGCCGGTCGGGAGGTACTCCACGACCGCGCAGTACTTCGCCACCAGCGCCACCACCCGCGGACCGCTCACCGCCCTGCAGAACGGCACCGACGGCGGCAACGGGGTCTACGGCTACGGGCCGGACGGGACCTACCCCGGGAGCACCTACAACTCCGAGAACTACTGGGTCGACGTCGTCTTCTCGACCACCGCGACCGACACGACGAAGCCCTCGGTGATCGCCCGGAGCCCCGCTGCCGGCGCCACCGGCGTCTCGAGCTCGACGACCGTGACCGCGCAGTTCGACGAGCCGGTCACCGGGTCGTCGGTGGCGATGACCCTGAAGACCGGTGCCGGCACCACGGTGAGCGGGACGACCACGTACTCGTCCTCGACGAACACCGCCACCTTCACGCCCGCGGCGGCGCTCGCCGCGAGCACCGACTACACCGCCGCCGTGAGCTCGGCGACCGATGCCGCCGGCAACGTGATGGACCCGGTCAGCTGGACCTTCACCACCGCCGCGCCCCCTCCGCCGCCCGTTGACCAGGGGCCCGGCGGCCGGATCGGACTGGTGACCAGCTCGGCCGCTCCGTCCACCAAGTACCTCGCGGAGATCCTGCGCGCGGAGGGGCTCAACGAGTTCACCTCCATCGACGCCACCGGTCTGAACTCCACCAACCTCGCCAACTTCGACGTCGTGGTGCTCGGCACGGGCGCGCTCACCTCCACGCAGCTCAGCGCGCTGAGCACCTGGGTGAGCGGCGGGGGGAACCTGGTCGCCATGCGACCGGACGCCCAGCTGGACAGCCTGCTCGGCGTCACCACGCAGAGCGGTACGACGTCGAACGGCTACCTGGCCGTCGACGCCGCGACCGGTCCAGGCGCCGGCATCGCCACGGACACCTTGCAGTTCCACGGCTCGGCGAAGAACTACACGCTGGCCGGCGCGCAGCAGGTCGCCCGGCTCTACTCGAGCGCCACTGCGGCAACGGCCTTCCCGGCGGTCACCCTCAACGACGTCGGCACCAGCGGCGGTCAGGCCGCGGCCTTCGCCTTCGACCTGGCGAGCTCGGTGATCCAGACCCGGCAGGGGAACCCGGCATGGGCCGGCCAGGAACGCGACGGCTCCGCGCCGATCCGCTCCGACGACCAGTTCTTCGGGGCTCGGCGACCGACTGGGTCAACCTCGGCAAGGTGGCGGTGCCGCAGGCCGACGAGCAGCAGCGGCTGCTGGCCAACCTGA
- a CDS encoding NAD-dependent epimerase/dehydratase family protein, whose translation MDQLLTRDVGRVLVLDNFVRGRRANLADALDSGRVEIVEGDIRDRAVVERCMHGTDAVFHQAAIRITQCAEEPELAMGVLVDGTFTVLDAARRAGVRKVVAASSASVYGQATRFPTDELHHPYANDTLYGAAKTFNEGLLRSFHAMYGLDYVALRYFNVYGPRMDVHGVYTEVLVRWMERIAAGEPPLILGDGSQSMDFVFTEDIARANLLAAENDVTDEVFNVASGQETTLAGLASALLSVMGSELEPQHGPPRAVNGVARRLASTEKAREQLGFVAEVDLEEGLRRLVDWWASERSVSPVVQGAVTR comes from the coding sequence GTGGACCAGCTCCTGACCCGTGACGTGGGTCGGGTTCTGGTCCTCGACAACTTCGTCCGGGGTCGCCGGGCCAATCTCGCGGACGCTCTCGACAGCGGCCGGGTCGAGATCGTCGAGGGCGACATCAGGGACCGCGCCGTGGTCGAGCGCTGCATGCACGGCACCGACGCGGTGTTCCACCAGGCGGCGATCCGGATCACGCAGTGTGCCGAGGAGCCGGAGCTCGCCATGGGCGTGCTGGTGGACGGCACGTTCACGGTGCTCGACGCGGCGCGCCGGGCGGGGGTGCGCAAGGTGGTGGCCGCCTCGTCGGCCTCGGTCTACGGACAGGCGACCCGGTTCCCGACCGACGAGCTGCACCACCCGTACGCGAACGACACGTTGTACGGCGCGGCCAAGACCTTCAACGAGGGACTGCTGCGCAGCTTCCACGCGATGTACGGCCTGGACTACGTCGCGCTGCGCTACTTCAACGTCTACGGGCCACGCATGGACGTGCACGGTGTCTACACCGAGGTGCTGGTGCGCTGGATGGAGCGGATCGCGGCCGGCGAGCCGCCCCTCATCCTCGGCGACGGCTCGCAGTCGATGGACTTCGTCTTCACCGAGGACATCGCGCGGGCCAACCTGCTGGCCGCGGAGAACGACGTCACCGACGAGGTCTTCAACGTCGCCAGCGGGCAGGAGACGACCCTGGCCGGGCTCGCCTCGGCGCTGCTGTCGGTGATGGGCTCCGAGCTCGAGCCGCAGCACGGCCCTCCGCGCGCCGTGAACGGGGTGGCGCGCCGCCTGGCGAGCACCGAGAAGGCCCGCGAGCAGCTCGGCTTCGTCGCCGAGGTGGACCTCGAGGAAGGGCTGCGACGGCTGGTGGACTGGTGGGCGTCCGAGCGGTCCGTCTCCCCGGTGGTCCAGGGCGCGGTGACGCGATGA
- a CDS encoding DegT/DnrJ/EryC1/StrS family aminotransferase — protein MTIPVMKPYLGEEEALAAAEAVRSGWIAQGPRVADFERAFAAEVGATHGVAVSSCTAALHLALAMLGVGPGDEVVVPSLSFIATTNAVRYVGARPVFADVDPATANLTPESVKAALGPATRAVLLVHQGGMPADLDAVRAVCEPSGIPVLEDAACAIGSTYRGHPVGHGSLLAAWSFHPRKILTTGEGGMLTTEDPDWAVRLRRLREHGMSVSAADRHRSAQPILEQYLELGFNYRMTDIQAAVGLVQLDRLAGVIQRRRERAERYRTLLADVPGLSAVADPAYGTSNFQSFWVTLADHFPVDRNELLRRLAEQGVSARRGIMAAHLEPACADLEHGPLPVTEWFTRSSLILPLFHELTDQEQERVVAVIEEAAR, from the coding sequence ATGACGATCCCGGTGATGAAGCCCTACCTGGGCGAGGAGGAGGCCCTCGCCGCGGCCGAGGCGGTGCGGTCCGGTTGGATCGCGCAGGGTCCACGAGTGGCCGACTTCGAGCGGGCGTTCGCCGCCGAGGTCGGCGCCACGCACGGGGTGGCCGTCTCCTCGTGCACCGCCGCCCTGCACCTGGCCCTGGCGATGCTGGGCGTCGGACCTGGCGACGAGGTGGTGGTCCCGTCGCTGTCGTTCATCGCCACCACCAACGCGGTGCGCTATGTCGGGGCCCGCCCGGTCTTCGCCGACGTGGACCCGGCGACGGCCAACCTGACGCCGGAGTCGGTCAAGGCGGCGCTCGGTCCGGCGACGCGCGCCGTGCTGCTGGTGCACCAGGGCGGCATGCCCGCCGACCTCGACGCCGTACGCGCGGTCTGCGAGCCGTCGGGAATCCCGGTCCTGGAGGACGCCGCGTGCGCGATCGGCTCGACGTACCGCGGTCACCCGGTCGGCCACGGCTCCCTGCTGGCCGCCTGGTCGTTCCACCCGCGCAAGATCCTCACCACCGGTGAGGGCGGGATGCTGACCACCGAGGACCCGGACTGGGCGGTGCGGCTGCGCCGGCTGCGCGAGCACGGGATGAGCGTGAGCGCCGCCGACCGGCACCGGAGCGCCCAACCGATCCTGGAGCAGTACCTCGAGCTCGGCTTCAACTACCGGATGACCGACATCCAGGCGGCGGTCGGGCTGGTGCAGCTGGACCGGCTCGCCGGCGTCATCCAGCGCCGGCGGGAGCGGGCCGAGCGCTACCGCACGCTGCTGGCCGACGTTCCAGGGTTGAGTGCGGTCGCTGACCCGGCCTACGGCACCAGCAACTTCCAGTCGTTCTGGGTTACCCTCGCCGACCACTTCCCGGTGGATCGGAACGAGCTCCTGCGCCGTCTGGCCGAGCAGGGCGTCTCCGCCCGTCGCGGGATCATGGCGGCGCACCTCGAGCCGGCCTGTGCCGACCTCGAGCACGGGCCGCTCCCCGTCACCGAGTGGTTCACCCGGTCCTCGCTGATCCTGCCGCTGTTCCACGAGCTCACCGACCAGGAGCAGGAACGCGTCGTCGCGGTGATCGAGGAGGCGGCCCGATGA